One segment of Carya illinoinensis cultivar Pawnee chromosome 1, C.illinoinensisPawnee_v1, whole genome shotgun sequence DNA contains the following:
- the LOC122309136 gene encoding uncharacterized protein LOC122309136: MVLDSILASPHRRSPSFRKQFARDDPLSWATLLQRHRFLLTALALLAFLCTVYLYFAVTLGATGSCSGLTGAQKALCRLEHAKASVAKGKLKIL, from the coding sequence ATGGTTCTTGACAGCATTCTAGCCTCTCCTCATCGTAGGTCACCATCATTCAGGAAGCAATTCGCACGGGATGATCCATTGAGCTGGGCAACACTCCTCCAAAGGCACCGTTTTCTCTTAACAGCTCTAGCTCTCCTGGCATTCCTATGCACTGTTTATCTTTATTTTGCTGTCACGTTGGGGGCTACTGGGTCATGTTCTGGTTTGACCGGAGCTCAAAAAGCATTGTGTCGTCTGGAGCATGCAAAGGCTTCTGTGGCTAAGGGGAAATTGAAAATCCTTTGA